A section of the Flavobacterium ardleyense genome encodes:
- a CDS encoding glycosyltransferase family 2 protein, protein MNQIDILNQAHPHITIVSPVYKAADIVDTLVAEIEKSLKTLGHSYEMILVDDRSPDNSWSKMQVLSTRNQHLKCVRLSRNFGQHSAIMAGLSVAKGEWIVVMDCDLQDKPDQIIKLYAEAQRGFDVVLARRKNRKDSYLKKKGSYIFSKIFGFLTDMEYDNEIANFGIYHKKVISSVLRLDDNIKFFPLFVKFVGFNTTSVVVEHQERFAGESSYSIGKLISLAFNTIISFSNKPLKLFVKFGLIISFLSFLTGLFYIYEAITNKISVVGFSSIMVSIWFLSGVVITIVGITGIYVGKIFDQTKNRPSFIIDEII, encoded by the coding sequence ATGAATCAGATTGATATTTTAAATCAGGCACATCCACACATCACCATTGTAAGCCCAGTTTACAAGGCGGCGGATATAGTGGATACTCTTGTTGCGGAGATTGAGAAATCGCTTAAAACATTGGGTCATTCTTACGAAATGATTCTAGTTGATGACAGAAGTCCCGACAATTCTTGGAGTAAAATGCAGGTACTATCCACTCGCAATCAACATCTAAAATGTGTTAGACTCAGCAGAAATTTTGGGCAGCATTCTGCAATCATGGCAGGATTATCTGTTGCTAAAGGTGAGTGGATTGTGGTGATGGATTGTGACTTGCAGGACAAGCCTGATCAGATAATTAAACTTTATGCCGAGGCTCAACGAGGATTTGATGTAGTGTTGGCGAGGAGGAAAAATAGGAAAGACAGCTATCTCAAAAAGAAGGGATCTTATATTTTTTCGAAGATTTTTGGTTTTCTTACTGATATGGAATATGATAATGAAATTGCTAACTTCGGAATCTATCATAAAAAAGTAATTTCATCAGTTTTGAGACTTGACGATAACATTAAATTCTTTCCACTTTTTGTAAAGTTTGTTGGTTTCAATACGACTTCGGTTGTAGTAGAACATCAAGAGCGTTTTGCTGGAGAAAGTAGTTATAGTATAGGGAAATTGATTAGCTTGGCTTTTAATACAATCATTTCGTTTTCAAATAAACCGCTAAAATTATTTGTGAAATTTGGACTAATCATCTCATTTTTATCTTTTCTTACCGGCTTATTTTATATTTACGAGGCGATAACAAACAAAATATCGGTAGTAGGATTTAGTTCGATAATGGTTTCAATATGGTTTTTGTCCGGAGTTGTAATCACTATTGTAGGTATTACGGGCATTTATGTAGGGAAGATTTTTGATCAAACAAAAAATCGACCTTCATTTATTATTGACGAGATTATATGA
- the rfbD gene encoding dTDP-4-dehydrorhamnose reductase, which translates to MVVAVFGAAGQLGQSIQSVKGNFPTMDFHFFDSKDCDITSVEAVEQAFASCKPDYCINAAAYTAVDKAESEPEIAFAINATGAKNLAEISTKYNRTLIHISTDFIFDGTSKIPYTESDSTNPLGVYGSTKLQGEKFVQAFAKRHFIIRTSWVYSEFGSNFYKTMLRLSADRDKISVVDDQIGCPTNAVNLAKAILKIIQIDAENPSDTNYGIYNYSDDWQCSWFEFAKKIFEDNNVTIIVDPIPSSAYPTPAERPKYSVLDTMKIKNFLEK; encoded by the coding sequence ATGGTAGTAGCAGTTTTTGGTGCTGCAGGACAGCTAGGGCAATCGATACAAAGTGTAAAAGGGAATTTCCCAACAATGGATTTTCACTTTTTTGATTCAAAAGACTGCGATATAACATCTGTTGAAGCGGTAGAGCAAGCTTTTGCGTCGTGCAAACCGGATTATTGCATCAATGCTGCGGCGTATACTGCTGTTGACAAAGCAGAATCTGAACCTGAGATAGCTTTTGCAATTAATGCAACTGGAGCAAAGAATCTTGCTGAAATTTCAACTAAATACAACCGTACACTAATTCATATTTCTACAGATTTTATTTTTGATGGAACTTCAAAAATTCCTTATACCGAAAGCGATTCCACGAATCCTTTGGGCGTTTATGGATCGACTAAATTGCAAGGTGAGAAATTTGTTCAGGCTTTCGCCAAAAGACATTTCATTATCAGAACCTCGTGGGTTTATTCAGAGTTCGGTTCCAACTTCTATAAAACGATGTTGAGACTTTCGGCCGATAGAGATAAAATTTCAGTGGTTGATGATCAGATTGGTTGTCCTACAAACGCGGTTAATTTAGCGAAAGCGATATTAAAAATAATTCAGATAGACGCTGAGAATCCTTCTGACACTAATTACGGAATCTATAATTATTCTGACGATTGGCAATGTAGTTGGTTCGAATTTGCAAAGAAAATATTTGAAGATAACAATGTAACTATTATTGTGGATCCGATACCTTCTTCAGCCTATCCAACTCCAGCGGAAAGACCAAAATATAGCGTTTTGGATACGATGAAAATTAAAAATTTTCTTGAGAAATAG
- the rfbC gene encoding dTDP-4-dehydrorhamnose 3,5-epimerase produces MKFTPTNLDGCYLIEPNIINDERGYFMESFNKKSFQEGVQQEVHFVQDNQSFSTQGVLRGLHYQRGEHSQAKLVRVLSGEVLDVAVDIRPESATYGQHFSVVLSGEKNNQLFVPRGFAHGFLVLSEAATFFYKCDNYYNKESEGGIIYNDENLSIDWHFSQQKLIISEKDQQLPMFSKALQVW; encoded by the coding sequence ATGAAATTTACTCCTACAAACCTTGATGGTTGTTATCTAATCGAACCGAATATAATTAATGATGAGCGTGGCTATTTCATGGAAAGTTTTAATAAAAAATCTTTTCAAGAGGGCGTTCAGCAAGAGGTGCATTTTGTTCAGGACAATCAATCTTTTTCTACTCAAGGCGTGTTGCGAGGGTTACATTATCAGCGTGGAGAGCATTCGCAAGCAAAGTTAGTACGCGTGCTATCAGGCGAAGTACTGGATGTTGCGGTCGATATCAGACCAGAATCGGCAACTTACGGACAGCACTTTAGCGTAGTACTTTCGGGTGAGAAAAATAACCAACTCTTTGTTCCACGAGGATTTGCACATGGATTTTTGGTATTGAGCGAGGCAGCCACATTTTTTTATAAATGTGATAATTATTACAATAAAGAATCTGAAGGTGGCATAATATATAATGATGAAAACCTTTCTATTGATTGGCATTTTTCGCAACAGAAACTTATAATTTCTGAAAAAGATCAGCAATTGCCAATGTTTTCAAAAGCGTTGCAGGTATGGTAG
- a CDS encoding DUF6909 family protein, giving the protein MEFNNIIRSRAQESSSAVEKLYITMRHLFNRGFYKPMGVSGETLREALLLLRPEIYGTIADEKVELNGLLYVIERLPIGIEECRFINLTSDEGYSRSHFKAIIPPKRRRNCYRIDQEQMNVEITRGRSDIYDILTHLTFIFIESHKIKNKVLLDESGEFSRDWQKLEYAVLLNRKLSQSEKEKSISHVTNILGRTFGEISDIYISFATAETPDRFLHVIYWLGKLALEETLENNKRTITFSPILRERLGHHIHGEIWANSIKRVLKEYDLLHRPIHIISANMHSVMNSVFASQVLPAKAQDNNPYFIYEELSMNGASELRSKVEDVAKKQGMLFIPDTSGTNIDVQIFDTSKIDWEKSAFHNASQEDMMPVLVVMDYAFGEQAYETIDELLKPYQETKDDEKIHLNVASVSIMGKAGILEGGKGDIMIPSAHINEGTGDNYPFDNELTAEMFVGNGIPVSAGAMVTVLGTSLQNRDLLNFFHKSTWGVVGLEMEGSHYQKAIQSASKIRKSINPDVKVRYAYYASDNPLETGSTLASGGLGSTGVKPTYLITIKILEQIFNNNNKL; this is encoded by the coding sequence ATGGAATTCAACAATATAATTAGATCTAGAGCACAGGAATCTTCAAGCGCGGTAGAAAAGTTGTACATCACGATGCGTCACTTATTTAACCGAGGGTTTTACAAGCCAATGGGTGTTTCGGGTGAGACGTTGCGGGAAGCGTTGCTTTTATTGCGACCGGAAATATATGGAACAATTGCGGACGAAAAAGTGGAGTTAAACGGTTTGCTGTATGTAATTGAGCGTCTGCCTATTGGTATTGAAGAATGCCGCTTTATTAATCTAACATCAGACGAAGGATATTCACGTTCGCATTTCAAAGCAATTATACCGCCAAAGCGACGTCGCAATTGTTACAGAATAGATCAAGAGCAAATGAATGTTGAAATTACCCGTGGGCGATCGGACATTTATGATATTTTGACGCATCTTACATTCATATTTATCGAGTCGCACAAGATAAAAAACAAAGTTCTCCTAGATGAAAGCGGTGAATTTTCTCGCGATTGGCAAAAATTGGAATATGCAGTTCTGCTAAATAGAAAATTATCGCAATCTGAAAAGGAAAAATCTATATCGCACGTTACCAATATTTTAGGAAGAACATTTGGCGAGATTTCTGATATTTATATCTCTTTTGCAACAGCAGAAACTCCAGACCGATTTTTGCACGTAATTTACTGGCTAGGTAAACTTGCCTTAGAAGAAACATTAGAAAACAACAAACGCACAATTACCTTTAGTCCAATTTTGCGTGAGCGTTTAGGACATCATATACACGGAGAAATCTGGGCAAATAGCATCAAACGTGTCCTTAAAGAATACGATTTACTACACAGACCAATCCATATTATTAGTGCGAATATGCACTCGGTAATGAATTCGGTATTTGCATCGCAGGTGCTTCCAGCAAAAGCGCAGGACAACAATCCTTATTTTATTTACGAAGAATTGAGTATGAATGGTGCTTCTGAATTGCGAAGCAAAGTAGAAGATGTTGCCAAAAAGCAGGGAATGTTATTTATACCGGATACTTCTGGGACAAATATTGACGTTCAGATTTTTGATACTTCCAAAATTGATTGGGAAAAATCGGCTTTTCATAATGCGTCGCAGGAAGATATGATGCCAGTTTTGGTGGTGATGGATTATGCTTTTGGCGAGCAGGCTTATGAAACGATTGACGAACTGCTAAAACCATATCAAGAAACAAAAGACGACGAGAAAATTCATCTTAATGTTGCGTCGGTTTCGATCATGGGGAAAGCCGGTATATTGGAAGGTGGCAAAGGCGATATTATGATACCGTCAGCTCATATAAATGAGGGAACCGGCGATAATTATCCTTTTGATAATGAACTTACAGCGGAGATGTTTGTAGGAAATGGAATTCCAGTTTCGGCAGGAGCCATGGTGACAGTTTTGGGTACATCACTGCAAAATAGAGATTTGTTGAATTTTTTCCATAAATCTACTTGGGGTGTTGTAGGTCTAGAAATGGAAGGATCGCACTATCAAAAAGCGATACAATCAGCATCAAAAATCAGAAAGAGTATCAATCCAGATGTTAAGGTTCGATATGCTTATTACGCTTCAGATAATCCACTTGAGACAGGAAGTACATTGGCTTCTGGAGGATTGGGTAGTACTGGTGTAAAACCTACTTACTTGATTACAATCAAAATATTAGAACAAATTTTTAATAATAATAATAAATTATGA
- a CDS encoding GH3 auxin-responsive promoter family protein encodes MSLKSLAAKIFAGIIYKKTQSWAANPVQTQQKVFHNLIAAARDTQFGRDHHFDKIQNFGDFKKYVAVRDYEDLRSYIDKVVAGHENILWPGKPLYFAKTSGTTSGAKYIPLTKESMPYHIEAARNAILLYIHETGKASFVDGKMIFLQGSPLLEEKHGINFGRLSGIVAHFVPKYLQKNRMPSLETNCIEDWEEKVDAIVEETINEDMSVISGIPPWVQMYFEKLKKKSGKEIGDLFKNFNLFIYGGVNYEPYRAKFESLVGRKVDSIELFPASEGFFAFQDSQKEKGMLLLLNSGIFYEFIPTDKFFEENPPRLTIGEVELNVNYVLIISTNAGLWGYNIGDTIQFVSLKPYRIIVSGRIKHYISAFGEHVIGKEVEAAIQDAVKNTGVTVSEFTVAPQIEGAVGLPYHEWFIEFEEEVYNLDEIASNLDHAMQKQNDYYKDLITGNVLQPLKITALQKDAFQNYMKSIGKLGGQNKLPRLSNDRKIADQLKQFKL; translated from the coding sequence ATGTCATTAAAATCTTTAGCAGCCAAAATATTTGCCGGAATTATATATAAAAAGACCCAAAGTTGGGCAGCAAATCCAGTGCAAACGCAACAAAAGGTTTTTCATAACCTAATTGCCGCGGCGCGCGATACACAGTTTGGAAGAGATCATCATTTTGATAAAATTCAGAATTTTGGAGATTTCAAAAAGTATGTCGCAGTTCGTGATTATGAAGATTTACGATCTTATATAGACAAAGTAGTTGCGGGTCATGAAAATATATTATGGCCTGGAAAACCTCTGTATTTTGCCAAGACTTCAGGAACCACTTCGGGTGCCAAATATATTCCGCTTACCAAAGAATCAATGCCTTACCATATTGAAGCAGCGCGAAATGCAATTCTGCTTTATATCCACGAAACTGGAAAAGCTTCTTTTGTTGATGGTAAAATGATTTTCTTGCAAGGAAGTCCGCTATTGGAAGAGAAGCACGGAATCAATTTTGGAAGACTGTCTGGAATCGTTGCTCATTTTGTACCCAAATATCTTCAGAAAAACAGAATGCCTTCGTTAGAAACAAATTGTATTGAAGATTGGGAAGAGAAAGTAGATGCAATTGTAGAGGAAACAATTAACGAAGATATGTCGGTAATTTCTGGTATTCCACCTTGGGTTCAGATGTATTTTGAAAAGCTAAAGAAGAAGAGTGGAAAAGAGATTGGCGATTTGTTTAAGAATTTCAATCTTTTTATTTACGGAGGAGTTAATTATGAACCTTATCGCGCAAAGTTTGAAAGTTTGGTTGGTCGAAAAGTAGATAGTATCGAGCTTTTTCCAGCTTCGGAAGGTTTTTTTGCTTTTCAAGATTCGCAAAAGGAAAAAGGAATGCTGTTATTGTTGAATTCGGGAATATTTTATGAATTTATACCCACAGATAAGTTTTTTGAAGAAAATCCTCCTAGATTGACCATTGGCGAAGTAGAATTGAATGTAAATTATGTTCTGATAATTTCAACAAATGCGGGTTTGTGGGGATATAATATTGGCGATACTATTCAATTTGTGTCCTTAAAACCGTACCGCATCATTGTCTCGGGACGTATAAAGCACTATATATCGGCTTTTGGTGAACATGTCATTGGAAAGGAAGTTGAAGCGGCAATTCAAGATGCGGTTAAAAATACGGGAGTTACAGTTTCAGAATTTACGGTGGCACCACAAATTGAAGGTGCGGTGGGACTACCGTATCACGAATGGTTTATAGAATTTGAAGAAGAAGTTTACAATTTAGATGAAATAGCATCAAATTTGGATCATGCAATGCAGAAACAGAATGATTATTATAAAGATTTGATTACCGGAAATGTGCTTCAGCCGCTCAAAATTACTGCGTTGCAAAAAGATGCTTTTCAGAATTATATGAAGTCAATTGGCAAATTGGGTGGACAGAATAAATTACCTCGTTTGAGCAATGACCGGAAAATTGCCGATCAATTGAAACAATTTAAATTATAG
- a CDS encoding M23 family metallopeptidase, with translation MPKKRFKRNKIKKRLFTKNRFIILNEDTFEEIFSLRLTLMNVFVVATLGAILLIFITTVIIAFTPLREFIPGYASADLKRNATQLAIKSDSLEVALQRNEAYISSVKKVLLGEVEVHKFNKDSLIAAEQQPLETDLKPTNDELKLREKVAKEDKFNLFDKAKAKVSIVLFPPVKGVVTSKFNPKEEHYGIDVAVAKNTPIKAAYNGNVIFAEWTPTNGNVIILRHNYGYISVYKHAASLTKEQGDIVKTGEVIALAGAGGQESQNSQLHFELFKDGHPIDPSKFIIFE, from the coding sequence ATGCCAAAGAAAAGATTTAAACGCAATAAAATAAAGAAGCGTTTATTTACCAAAAACCGCTTCATAATATTGAATGAAGATACTTTCGAGGAAATTTTTTCTCTACGACTGACCTTGATGAATGTCTTTGTTGTTGCCACGCTTGGTGCTATCTTGCTAATTTTTATTACAACTGTAATCATCGCATTTACTCCGTTAAGAGAGTTTATTCCGGGTTATGCGTCTGCTGATTTAAAGCGTAATGCCACCCAATTAGCCATTAAATCTGATTCGCTCGAAGTAGCTTTACAACGTAATGAGGCCTATATATCTTCTGTAAAAAAAGTTTTATTAGGAGAAGTCGAAGTTCATAAATTCAACAAAGATTCTCTAATTGCGGCAGAGCAGCAACCGTTAGAAACTGATTTAAAACCAACTAATGACGAACTTAAATTAAGGGAGAAAGTAGCCAAGGAAGATAAGTTTAATCTTTTTGATAAGGCCAAAGCCAAGGTGAGTATTGTATTATTTCCGCCAGTAAAGGGTGTTGTAACTTCCAAGTTTAATCCAAAAGAAGAGCACTATGGCATTGATGTGGCTGTAGCCAAAAATACTCCAATCAAAGCAGCATACAACGGTAATGTGATTTTTGCAGAATGGACTCCAACTAATGGAAACGTAATTATTTTAAGACACAATTATGGCTATATTTCTGTTTATAAGCACGCTGCTTCACTCACAAAAGAGCAAGGAGATATTGTCAAAACAGGAGAAGTAATTGCATTAGCTGGTGCTGGTGGTCAAGAATCACAAAATAGTCAGCTGCACTTTGAGTTATTTAAAGATGGTCATCCGATTGATCCCTCAAAATTTATAATATTTGAATAA
- the tatA gene encoding twin-arginine translocase TatA/TatE family subunit → MNTLSIFLGVIGAPQIILIVVILLLLFGGKKIPELMRGLGSGIKEFKDASKEEPKEPIIKKEEETKL, encoded by the coding sequence ATGAATACATTATCAATATTTTTAGGAGTTATTGGTGCACCGCAGATTATTTTGATTGTGGTGATCCTATTATTACTTTTTGGAGGGAAAAAAATTCCGGAATTAATGCGTGGATTGGGTTCTGGAATTAAAGAATTTAAAGATGCTTCTAAGGAGGAGCCAAAAGAACCGATAATTAAAAAAGAAGAAGAAACGAAACTTTAA
- a CDS encoding Tex family protein has product MNQIQFIKSEVNTSDKNIEATLKLLSEDCTIPFISRYRKDQTGNLDEVQIENIAKKNQEFLAIQKRKESILKTIEEQGDLTAELKQKISNSFNLNEIEDLYLPFKKKRKTRADAAKEKGLLPLAKLIIASNNSKSINDASAKYITDAVKNQEEALQGARDIVAEWISENPAVRQQLRSLYQRRATITTKVQKAKAEEEGARKFNQYFDWSEVLHKAPSHRVLAMLRAENEGFIKVKVAIDPEDALESIERIVTKAAKNDQIILALEDSYKRLLAPALSNEILQEAKAKADTNSIQVFATNLEQLLLAPPLGEKRILAIDPGFRSGCKIVCLDERGDLLYNETIFPHAPQNETAVAMKKIRSMVNAYKIDAISIGNGTASRETEFFIKKIAFDKPLQVFIVSEAGASIYSASKIARDEFPNFDVTVRGAVSIGRRLSDPLAELVKIDPQSIGVGQYQHDVDQTKLKNELDLVVLKSVNKVGINLNTASKHLLSYVSGIGEKLAENIVQYRTENGPFTDRKQLKKVARLGEKAFQQGSPFIRITTGKNPLDNSAVHPEAYAVVEKMAKDLKVSVADLIRNKEKTALIKAEDYITADFGLLTIRDIIMELEKPALDPRKAAKVFEFDPNIRTIKDLREGQILPGIVNNITNFGCFVDVGIKESGLVHISQLKAGFVSDVNEVVKLHQHVQVKVTEVDEERKRIQLTMVL; this is encoded by the coding sequence ATGAATCAAATTCAATTTATAAAATCAGAGGTAAATACTTCTGACAAAAATATCGAAGCTACCTTAAAGTTGCTTTCTGAAGACTGTACAATACCCTTTATATCTCGCTATAGAAAGGATCAGACCGGAAATCTTGACGAAGTTCAAATTGAAAATATAGCCAAGAAAAATCAGGAATTTCTTGCAATTCAGAAGCGTAAAGAATCTATTCTAAAAACGATTGAAGAGCAAGGAGATTTAACCGCAGAACTGAAACAGAAAATTTCGAATTCTTTTAATTTAAATGAAATTGAAGATCTTTATCTTCCTTTCAAAAAGAAGCGTAAAACCCGTGCCGATGCTGCAAAAGAGAAGGGTTTATTGCCATTGGCGAAGTTGATTATAGCTTCTAATAATTCAAAAAGTATTAACGACGCTTCCGCGAAATATATAACAGACGCAGTAAAAAATCAGGAAGAGGCGTTGCAAGGTGCAAGAGATATTGTGGCCGAATGGATCAGTGAAAATCCAGCGGTAAGACAGCAATTGCGCTCTTTATACCAAAGACGAGCTACAATTACCACCAAAGTTCAGAAAGCAAAGGCCGAGGAAGAAGGCGCTAGGAAATTTAATCAGTATTTTGACTGGTCAGAAGTTTTGCACAAAGCGCCTTCACACCGAGTTTTGGCAATGCTTAGAGCCGAAAATGAAGGTTTTATAAAAGTAAAAGTTGCAATAGATCCAGAAGATGCATTAGAAAGTATCGAAAGAATTGTGACCAAAGCGGCCAAAAATGATCAGATAATTTTGGCATTAGAAGACAGTTACAAACGACTTTTGGCGCCAGCTTTAAGCAATGAAATTTTGCAAGAAGCAAAAGCAAAAGCGGATACTAATTCAATTCAGGTTTTTGCCACAAATCTGGAGCAGTTATTACTTGCACCACCACTTGGCGAAAAGAGAATTCTCGCCATAGACCCAGGTTTTAGGTCAGGTTGTAAGATTGTTTGTCTTGACGAAAGAGGTGATTTGTTGTATAACGAAACAATTTTTCCACATGCGCCGCAAAATGAAACGGCAGTTGCCATGAAGAAAATTAGATCCATGGTTAATGCTTATAAGATTGATGCGATATCAATAGGAAACGGAACTGCATCTCGTGAGACAGAGTTTTTTATCAAGAAAATAGCTTTTGACAAACCTTTACAAGTCTTTATCGTGAGTGAAGCCGGTGCGTCAATTTATTCGGCTTCAAAAATTGCTAGGGACGAATTTCCAAACTTTGATGTCACCGTACGTGGAGCCGTTTCTATCGGCCGACGACTAAGTGATCCATTGGCCGAATTGGTGAAAATTGATCCACAATCTATTGGAGTTGGTCAATATCAACACGATGTAGATCAGACCAAGTTGAAAAATGAGCTAGATCTGGTGGTCTTAAAGAGTGTGAATAAAGTAGGAATAAATTTAAATACTGCCAGCAAACATTTACTAAGTTACGTAAGTGGTATTGGAGAGAAACTTGCCGAAAATATCGTTCAATATCGTACTGAAAATGGACCCTTTACAGACAGGAAACAGCTAAAGAAAGTTGCAAGATTGGGCGAAAAGGCATTTCAGCAAGGATCTCCGTTTATTAGAATTACCACTGGGAAAAATCCGTTGGATAATTCGGCAGTTCATCCAGAAGCCTACGCTGTGGTTGAGAAGATGGCCAAAGATTTGAAAGTTTCAGTGGCTGATTTAATTCGAAACAAAGAAAAAACCGCACTAATAAAGGCAGAGGATTATATAACAGCAGATTTTGGATTGCTTACAATTCGAGATATCATCATGGAATTAGAAAAGCCGGCATTAGATCCAAGGAAAGCGGCTAAAGTTTTTGAATTTGATCCAAATATCCGAACCATAAAAGATTTGAGAGAAGGACAGATCTTGCCAGGGATTGTGAATAATATTACCAATTTTGGCTGCTTCGTAGATGTCGGAATTAAAGAAAGCGGACTTGTTCATATTTCACAACTTAAAGCGGGGTTTGTAAGCGATGTTAATGAGGTAGTAAAGTTGCATCAACACGTGCAGGTGAAAGTAACGGAGGTTGATGAGGAAAGAAAGAGAATACAATTAACGATGGTCTTATAG
- a CDS encoding DUF1294 domain-containing protein: MATYFFLLAINIFAFLLMGYDKKLAKTRKRRISEKALLTSAMVGGSIGSGIGMLYYRHKTSKNSYLIKFWSIVIVQIIALSFGRDL; encoded by the coding sequence ATGGCAACATACTTTTTCCTTTTAGCAATCAATATTTTTGCTTTTTTACTGATGGGTTACGACAAAAAACTTGCGAAAACCCGCAAAAGGCGCATATCTGAAAAAGCACTTTTGACCTCTGCGATGGTTGGTGGAAGTATTGGTTCAGGAATTGGAATGCTCTATTATCGTCATAAAACTTCCAAAAACAGTTACTTAATTAAATTTTGGAGTATTGTAATTGTTCAAATAATTGCACTTTCTTTTGGAAGGGATTTATAA
- the rpiB gene encoding ribose 5-phosphate isomerase B translates to MKISIGNDHAGVDYKNAVVKMLQGRGYEIKNYGTDSESSVDYPDFGHPVAIDVASKDADFGVVICGSGNGINMTVNKHQEIRSALCWTKEIAGLARLHNDANIIAIPARYTSINQAVEMVEAFLDTKFEGGRHQNRVDKICCS, encoded by the coding sequence ATGAAAATATCAATAGGAAATGACCACGCTGGTGTAGACTATAAAAATGCAGTTGTAAAAATGTTGCAAGGTCGTGGTTATGAAATTAAGAATTACGGAACAGATTCAGAAAGTAGCGTTGATTATCCAGATTTCGGTCACCCAGTTGCAATTGACGTGGCTAGTAAAGACGCAGATTTTGGAGTAGTTATCTGTGGAAGTGGCAATGGTATTAATATGACTGTTAATAAGCATCAAGAAATTCGCTCAGCTCTGTGTTGGACAAAAGAAATTGCAGGTTTGGCTAGGTTGCACAACGACGCGAATATTATTGCTATTCCAGCGAGATATACTTCTATAAACCAAGCGGTAGAGATGGTAGAAGCATTTCTTGATACCAAATTTGAAGGTGGAAGGCATCAAAATAGAGTTGATAAAATTTGTTGTTCATAG